The window CATGTTATTATATTCCGAGTCTGCAATTTTCAGACGGATAGATTGGGCACAGACAGTAAAATTTATTAATAAAATCAACAGACTGCTAAATGGTGCTTTCATCCTATATTGATTTAAAACTGTTTTACCTTCACAATATTCATAGAGTTTTTATGAAATTTTAAAGCTAGCGGTGAATGGTGATCGTTTTGACACTCGATTTTTTCCCCTTGTTGAGTCCTACAATCACAAAATAATTTCCATCCGGCAGTTTTTTCCCTGCCGCAGCTCCCTGGTTGCCTCTTCCATCCCAGTCGTTTCTGTAGTTATCGTTTTCGTAAACTATATTTCCAAATCGATTATAAACTTTTAGAGAGATTTTATTATTATCCCTTCCGGTGATCACAAGAAAATCATTAATTCCGTCATTATTAGGGGAGAAACCTTCAGGAATAAAAATTTCCTGGGCAAAAGAGAAGGGAGTCGGGTCATTTTCACCTGCTTCATTGGCATTCCCGTTACCATTTGGATCAGGATTGACTCCATTTTCTGAAAGGTCTGATACAATCGTTCCGGTAGAATCTATCCCGCTGGCATAGGCAGAATTAAATACCACTGTTGATGAATTATCTTTTGACTGTGCTGTTAAAGGAATTGTGATATAGACTGAAGCCCCGGCCGGTAAACGGCAATCAGGAGCCAGAAGGGTTGTATCATTGATTCCATCATACTGCGAATTCGTTCTTATATCTCCTGAGGAAGAAATATTCCCGTTCAGTTGAAAAGTAAAGTTATTTTTAAAAACTTTTGACAAATTATCATTCACCTGAAAATAATAAAGATCTTCATTTCCCAGGTTTTTTACGGTAATTGTATATTTAATGTCGTATCTGTTGTTATGTATGTTAATAACATCCACAGATTTGGCCACTCCAATGGCCGGGTGGGGAACAAACATTTCCCTGACCGTAATTACTATGGTATCATAAGCACAAAGTACAGGCATCCCTATATCACAAAAGTGAATTACAAAAGAATCCTTACCTGTGAAATTCAATTTGGGTGTATAAATGAGTTTACCCAATAACTTTTCTATTTTAACTTTCCCGTTTAAAGGCTTATTCGCAAGGGTCATAGAGAATTTATCTATGTTTTTATCAGGATCGAAATTTTGCCTGAGGGGAAACATTTCAAGGGGCTTGTTTTGAGCCGTTGAATCATAAATCCTTAATGAAAATGGATTTTGATTGACATGATGAACCGTGATAAAAATAGTATCATTCGTAAAAGCTGCAGGAGTAACATTCTCAGATATTCTGGCTATGATGGTATCGTAACCATAATAAAATTTTTCGGGGATATAAGTGATTATCCCGCTTGAAGATTCAAGATAATTTTTACCATGATTTGCATGTTTTATTATTCTGACAATCAATGAATTTCCATTTGTTTTTTTTGCAGCGTATATTGTGGGAACAATGTCTACAGGGGTATTTTCGTCAGTGAAAATTGTATCGTTTGAGGATTCCCTTAAATTTACTGCTTTATTACCTGAAGTTATTGAATCAACGGATAATACCGGATCCCGATATGTTAATATTGGCTGATATATTGGATTGCTTGAATGATGTATGGGGGACAAGGTGAACAGTCCTGTGTTATGGATTGCTATCATAGTTTGTGAAATACCTGTGAAAACCATGAGAAAGAAAATGCGATTTAGTCTGATTTTTAGCATAGTTTTGAACATAAAAGGCAAAAAACAAGACATGACATTTGTTAATAAAAATTATCCAAATGTTTCAGAAACGCGATCTGTCATATTATTTAATGGCTTAGTTTAAAAGGGGAAATGACTATAACAGAGCCTAATAAAATTACTAATCTTTTTTAATAAAGTAAAATATTTCAAGTCCTTTTTTCAATGCTGAAGATCTATTCTGATTAAAAAATGAGTATAAAAAATACTCATTTCGATTATTTGAGTATAAGGACCGATGAGGGAGAGTGATAAGTATTTTCTATTTCCTTCCAGTAGTTGTAGCTGAGAAGTATTAGGTCGTGGGCCTTGTTTTTCCGGAATTGCGGGGAATTGCCATTTTGTAGT of the Bacteroidota bacterium genome contains:
- a CDS encoding gliding motility-associated C-terminal domain-containing protein, translating into MIAIHNTGLFTLSPIHHSSNPIYQPILTYRDPVLSVDSITSGNKAVNLRESSNDTIFTDENTPVDIVPTIYAAKKTNGNSLIVRIIKHANHGKNYLESSSGIITYIPEKFYYGYDTIIARISENVTPAAFTNDTIFITVHHVNQNPFSLRIYDSTAQNKPLEMFPLRQNFDPDKNIDKFSMTLANKPLNGKVKIEKLLGKLIYTPKLNFTGKDSFVIHFCDIGMPVLCAYDTIVITVREMFVPHPAIGVAKSVDVINIHNNRYDIKYTITVKNLGNEDLYYFQVNDNLSKVFKNNFTFQLNGNISSSGDIRTNSQYDGINDTTLLAPDCRLPAGASVYITIPLTAQSKDNSSTVVFNSAYASGIDSTGTIVSDLSENGVNPDPNGNGNANEAGENDPTPFSFAQEIFIPEGFSPNNDGINDFLVITGRDNNKISLKVYNRFGNIVYENDNYRNDWDGRGNQGAAAGKKLPDGNYFVIVGLNKGKKSSVKTITIHR